A window of the Garra rufa chromosome 10, GarRuf1.0, whole genome shotgun sequence genome harbors these coding sequences:
- the LOC141344421 gene encoding inositol-3-phosphate synthase 1-A-like yields the protein MVQSNPILYQPGEKPDHCVVIKYVPYVGDSKRAMDEYTSEIMMGGTNTIALHNTCEDSLLASPIILDLVILTELCQRITFCTQDDPVFQGFHSVLSLLSFLCKAPLVPQGAPVVNAYFRQRACIENVMRACLGLPPQNHMQLEHKMKTSFMHSDKNHIHHPVLMNGKIEHVNGYQSAKYIDINGHDMVQHTIS from the exons ATGGTGCAGTCCAACCCCATACTTTACCAGCCTGGAGAGAAACCTGACCACTGC GTGGTTATTAAATATGTGCCCTATGTGGGCGACAGCAAGCGTGCAATGGATGAGTACACTTCAGAGATCATGATGGGAGGGACGAACACGATCGCTCTGCACAACACCTGTGAG GACTCTCTGCTGGCCAGTCCTATTATTCTGGATCTGGTGATCCTGACAGAACTGTGTCAGAGAATCACGTTCTGCACTCAGGACGATCCCGTGTTCCAGGGCTTTCACAGCGTCCTGTCGCTGCTCAGCTTCCTCTGCAAAGCGCCGCTCGTCCCGCAGGGGGCGCCGGTGGTCAACGCCTACTTCCGGCAGCGGGCGTGCATCGAGAACGTCATGAG AGCGTGTCTCGGCCTCCCGCCTCAGAATCACATGCAGCTGGAGCACAAGATGAAGACCAGCTTCATGCATTCGGATAAAAACCATATCCATCATCCGGTCCTCATGAACGGAAAGATCGAGCACGTCAACGGCTATCAGTCTGCCAAATACATCGACATAAACGGCCATGACATGGTGCAACACACAATCTCATAA